In Acidobacteriota bacterium, the sequence ATTATTTTTCGGCATAGCGCAATTTTCGGCGGGCGAAGTGACCAGGTATTCGCGACACGAAAGCGGACGCTGCGGGTGAATCGAACAGGATTCTTCTTCAAGAAACGGACAGGCAATTCCGAGTTTGAAATATTCCAATCCGAATTTGCGGCGGTCTTCGAGTGACATCCCGGTTGGTTGTCGTAAAGTTGCTAACATTCCGGCGCTTTCCAGTCGTTCACGCGCATCATCAAAACGTTTGCGAATTTCCGCTTGGCGCGATTCCGGCAACGATTCGACCACCTCACGCAGATGAAAGGTTTCCATCTCGGCAATCGGCACCAGTTGACGACAACACGCGCCGCATCCGGCTTTGCAGGAAATGGTTCGCCCTTCGGCTTCAACTTTTCTCACCGCGGCATCGACAATGGTGTTGGTGAGTTGTTGAAAAATCGGCAGCATGCGTCGCGGGCGAATGGGTTCGGCGGGAACGGTGACTTCGAGTTCGATTTCCGAACCGGAGATGGTGAATTTACCTTTGCCCGTCACCCATCGGGAAATTTCTT encodes:
- a CDS encoding YkgJ family cysteine cluster protein, which codes for MADENPEEISRWVTGKGKFTISGSEIELEVTVPAEPIRPRRMLPIFQQLTNTIVDAAVRKVEAEGRTISCKAGCGACCRQLVPIAEMETFHLREVVESLPESRQAEIRKRFDDARERLESAGMLATLRQPTGMSLEDRRKFGLEYFKLGIACPFLEEESCSIHPQRPLSCREYLVTSPAENCAMPKNNIEGVELAEKVSTVVYTLDSELSAMAYRWVPMILALEWADAHNEDASKRLGTELFTEVVRRLTGK